The Qipengyuania oceanensis genome includes the window GATCACGGCCATCGACAGGCGCGTCAGCAGCGGTTCGGCATCCTGTTCGATCAGCCGCTCGGCCAGCCCGCCGGCAAAGGGTAATCCGCCGAGTCTCATCTGCCGGTAACGGCGCGGCATCGCGTCGAAGCATTCCTGCGACACGCGCGTCTGCGCAAGCGCTTTCATGCCGAGCTTGTAGCCATCCGAGCGATAATCGCGGACCAACAGGTCGCGCGCGGTATCGGCATTCTCGTCCGCGATGCAGGTCGCCCAAGCTGCGACCGCCGCCCGCTGCTCGGCGACCGGTGCTTCGCGCTGCGACAGTGCCGGGCCGGCACCGAGTGTCGCACAAGCGAGGAAAAGAGCTGCCTTCTTCATTCCGCAGCCTCCGCAAACTTGGCGTTGTGCTCGTGAATGCGACGCTCGAGCTCGGGGCGGAAATGCCGGATCAGGCCCTGGATCGGCCAGGCCGCCGCGTCGCCTAGAGCGCAGATGGTGTGGCCTTCGACCTGCTTGGTCACCTGCTGCAGCATGTCGATTTCCTCGATCGCGGCGTCGCCGGTGCGCAGGCGTTCCATCATGCGCCACATCCAGCCCGTGCCTTCGCGGCAGGGGGTGCACTGGCCGCAGCTCTCGTGCTTGTAGAAGTAGCTGAGGCGGCTGATCGCCCGGACGATGTCGGTCGACTTGTCCATCACGATGACGCCTGCCGTGCCGAGGCCTGAGCCCAGTTCCTTGAGCCCGTCGAAATCCATCGGCGCGTCCCAGATCTGCTCTGCCGGAACCAGCGGGACCGACGAGCCGCCAGGGATCACGGCCAGCAGATTGTCCTTGCCGCCGCGAATACCGCCGCAATGCTTCTCGATCAGTTCGCTGAACGGGATCGAAAGCGCTTCCTCGACCACGCAGGGCTTGTTCACATGGCCGCTGATCTGGAAGAGCTTGGTGCCCTTGTTGTTTTCGCGGCCGAAGCTTGCAAACCAGCTCGCGCCGCGCCGCAGGATTGTCGGGACGACGGCGATCGACTCAACGTTGTTCACCGTGGTCGGGCAGCCATAGAGGCCTGCCCCTGCCGGGAATGGCGGCTTGAGGCGCGGCTGGCCCTTCTTGCCTTCCAGGCTCTCGATCATCGCGGTCTCTTCGCCGCATATGTAGGCGCCCGCGCCGCGGTGCATGAACACGTCGTAGTCGTAGCCCGACCCGCTAGCGTTCTTGCCGATCAGCCCGGCATCGTATGCTTCGTCGATCGCGGCCTGCAGCGTCTCCGCCTCGCGGATGTATTCGCCGCGAATGTAGATGTAGGCCGCCCTCGCCCGCATCGCGAAGCCGGCGACCAGCGCGCCTTCGATCAGCTTGTGCGGATCGTGGCGAATGATCTCGCGGTCCTTGCACGAACCGGGTTCGGATTCGTCGGCGTTGATGACGAGGAAGCTCGGGCGCCCGTCCTTCGATTCCTTCGGCATGAACGACCATTTTAGGCCGGTCGGAAAGCCTGCGCCACCACGGCCGCGCAGGCCCGAGGCCTTTACTTCCTCGATGATCGAATCCTGCCCGCGCTGGATCAGCGCCTTTGTATCGTCCCAATCGCCGCGCGCCTGCGCCGCCTTCAGCCCCCAGTCCTGGAAGCCGTAGACATTGGTGAAGATGCGGTCCTTGTCAGCGAGCATTGTTGCCTCGGTTCTTGCCTGCAACACGCGGGAGTACGAGCGCGATGACGCCCACGACTATTGCGACGATGCCGGCATTGTCGCCCTGCACGAAGACGACGTACGCGCCGAGCAGAATAGCGATTACACCAAGCAGCATTGCGACTGTCGCCAAGGTCTTGCTCATGCCGCAAACCCTCCGGTCGAAAGGAACCACACGGTCGCGACGATCACAATGGCGATGGCTGCAAACTTGATCAGGCCCGACAGGACCTTCCACGCGATGAAGGCGATCGCCAGCGCGATGAGGATGGAGACGATGCTCATGCCCATTCACTCCGGTAATCGTGGTTTTCGGTGACCATTTCCTTGAGCGTCGTCGGACCGCCTTCGGGCTCGCTGGTGCGCTTGCCCTCGATCTGCGTGCCGGTCTTCGGTTGCTCGCCGGCGGCCAGTTCGTCGAGAATTTTGTCGAGGCGCTCGGGCGTGAGGTCTTCGTAGTTGTCGTCGTTGATCTGGACCATCGGTGCGGTGGCGCAATTGCCCATGCACTCGACCTCGGTCAGCGTCCACAAACCGTCGTCGGAGACATGGCCCTTCTTCATACCGCGCGCCTTGCAGGTTTCGAACAATTCGTCGGAACCGCGCAGCATGCAGGGCGTCGTGCCGCAGACCTGCACGTGGTACTTACCCACCGGCACCATGTTGTACATGAAGTAGAAAGTCGCAACCTCGAGCACGCGGATGACCGGCATGTCGAGATAGTCGGCGACGTATTCGATCACCGGCAGCGGCAGCCAGCCCTGCGTGTTCGTTTCCTCGCCGACCTGGCGCTGGGCAAGGTCGAGCAGTGGCATCACCGCAGAACGCTGGCGCCCTTCGGGATAGCGCGCAATCGCCTTGTCCGCCTTGGCCTTGTAGGCCTCGGTGAATGCGAAATTGCCCCAGCGCTCGCGCAGCTCGGGAGTGTCGGGTGCGGGGGAACGGTCAGCCATGGCGGTGGATCTCGTTGCGACGTTTGAAGCGCGCGGTGTAAATGGTCAGCACAATCAAGCTCAACATGATGAGCACAAACGCACAGAAAACAGCAGAGTAGAGAGCAGGAAACGCAGCTTCCTCAATGAGGAAAAGTGCACCGGCGGAGGCAGCCGCTAGCAAGCCAATTGCACGCCCAAGGGTCACGAGTTTCTCGTATTTCTCAAGCGCAACACTCACCGGTCACACTCCCCGAACACCACGTCGATCGCGCCGAGAATGGCGGTTGCGTCGGGCAGCATGTGGCCCTTGCTCATGAAGTCCATCGCCTGCAGGTGGCTGAAGGCGGTCGGGCGGATCTTGCAGCGGTACGGCTTGTTCGAGCCGTCGCTGACGAGGTAGACGCCGAATTCGCCCTTGGGGCTTTCGGTGGCGACATAGACTTCGCCCGCAGGCACGTGGAAGCCCTCGGTGTAGAGCTTGAAGTGGTGGATCAGCGCTTCCATCGACTGCTTCATCTCGCCGCGCTTGGGCGGGGAAACCTTGCGGTCGTCGCTCGCGATCGGGCCTTCCGGCATTTCGGCGAGACACTGCTTGATGATGCGCGCCGACTGGTAGACTTCCTGCACGCGGACCATGAAACGGTCGTAGCAGTCCGAGTTCGTGCCGACGGGAATGTCGAATTCCATCCGGTCGTAAACGTCGTAGGGCTGCGACTTGCGCAGATCCCAGGGAATGCCGGCAGCGCGGATCATCGGACCCGAGAAGCCCCAGGCGATCGCGTCGTCCTTGCCCACCACAGCGATATCGACGTTGCGCTGCTTGAAGATGCGGTTGTCGGTGACAAGGCTCATCGCATCGCCGAACAGTTCCGGCAGGCGGCCATCGATCCAGTCTCCGATGTCGGTCAGCACCTTGAGCGGCACATCCTGGTGGACCCCGCCCGGACGGAACCAGGCCGAATGCATCCGCGCACCCGAAATCCGCTCGAAGAAATTCATGCAGTCTTCGCGCAGTTCGAACACCCACAGGTTGGGCGTCATCGCACCGACATCCATCACATGCGCGCCGATGTTGAGCATGTGATTGGAAATGCGGGTCAATTCGGCGAACAGCACGCGCAGGTACTGCGCGCGGATCGGTACTTCGACGTTGAGCAGCTTCTCGATCGCGAGGACGTAGCTGTGCTCCATGCAGAGCGGGCTGCAGTAATCGAGCCGGTCGAAGTACGGAAGCGCCTGCAGGTAGGTCTTGTTCTCGATCAGTTTCTCGGTGCCGCGGTGGAGCAGACCGATGTGCGGATCGATGCGTTCGATAATCTCGCCGTCGAGCTCCATGACCATGCGGAGCACGCCGTGCGCAGCAGGGTGCTGGGGCCCGAAATTGATCGTGTAGTTGGAAATGACCTCGTCGCCGGTGGTCGGCGACTGTTCGGCTACGAGACCGTTCATGCCTTGTCCTCCGCGCCATCGCCCGCTGCGTCCGCGTCCTCGTCGACCTCGGTCGCAGCCTTGGTGTCGGTGGTCTTGCCTTCGCGTTCCTTGCGGTCAGGCCGATCCTCTGTCGGATCGGGCGCTTCGCTCTCGACGTTGGAATCCTCTTCCGCCGGAGCACCGGCACTGACCTTCTCTTCCGCTTTCGCGTCGGTTTTCGCGCCGGCACCGGTCTGCGCCGGGCTCTCGGTCGTCTTGGGCTCGTCGACCGGAGGCGTATCCGCCTTTTCGTCGCCGGGCAGGACGTAGTCGGCCCCTTCCCACGGGCTCATGAAGTCGAACTGGCGTAGGTCCTGCGCGAGTTCGACCGGCTCATACACCACGCGCTTTTCCTCTTCGGAATAGCGCAACTCGGTATAGCCCGTGAGCGGGAAGTCCTTGCGGAAGGGATGCCCTTCGAAACCGTAGTCGGTCAGGATGCGGCGCAAGTCGGTGTTGCCGTCGAACAGCACGCCGTAGAGATCGAAAACCTCGCGCTCGAGCCAGCCCGCATTGGGCCACAGCCCGGTGACCGTCGGCACCGGCGTACTTTCGCTCGCCGTCACCTTCACCATCACGCGGTGGTTCTTCGTCAGGCTCAGGAGCATGTAGACGACTTCAAACCGCTCGGGGCGACCGGGATAATCGACCCCGGCAATTTCCATCAGCTGCTGGTAGCCATGCTCGTCGCGCAGCGTGCGCAGCACCGGCTCGATGGCCTCGCGCTTCACGGTGAGCAGGATTTCGCCGTGCTCCTCGCGCGAGTCCAGCAGGCTCGCGCCGATCGCGGAGCCGAGCGCGTCGCGCACGCCTGCGTTGGAGGCGTATTTCGGAGCGGAATGGAGGACAGTGGCCATGTCAGCGCACCCTTACCGTTCGACCGTGCCGACGCGGCGAATCTTGCGCTGCAACTGCATCACGCCATAGAGCAACGCTTCGGCAGTCGGCGGGCAGCCTGGCACGTAGATATCGACCGGGACGATGCGATCGCAGCCGCGCACGACGCTGTAGCTGTAATGGTAATAGCCGCCACCATTGGCGCAGCTGCCCATCGAGATGACGTACTTGGGGTTCGACATCTGGTCATAGACCTTACGCAGCGCGGGTGCCATCTTGTTGCACAGCGTCCCGGCGACGATCATCACGTCGGACTGGCGCGGGCTGGCGCGCGGGGCGACCCCGAACCGCTCCATGTCGTAGCGCGGCATGTTGACGTGAATCATCTCGACCGCGCAGCAGGCGAGACCGAAGGTCATCCACCAGAGCGAGCCGGTGCGGGCCCACTGGAACAGGTCTTCGGTCGAGGTGACGAGGAAACCCTTGTCGTTGACCTCGGTCTGGAGCGCGTTGAAATATTCGGCGTCCGGCTGCCGCGTCTCGCCCGGCTGGGCCGTCGGCTGCACCAGCGCATCGCGCCCGTGCGGTGTGGTCGTCATCTGCTGGGTCATGCGGTCACTCCCACTCCAGCGCGCCGACCTTCCACGCATAAGCGAGGCCGATCGCCAGTTCACCGAGGAACACCATCATCGTGATCCAGCCCGGCCAGCCCGTCAGGTCGAGACTGACTGCCCAAGGGAAGAGAAACGCTGCCTCGAGGTCGAAAATGATGAACAGGATCGCGACGAGATAGAAGCGCACGTCGAACTGGCTGCGCGGATCCTCGAAGGCGGGAAATCCGCATTCGTATTCGCTGTACTTCTCGGCCGTCGGCTCGTGCGTTCCGGTCAGGCGTGCGACACCCATCGGCAGGAACACGAAGAGCGCGGAAAGAGCCACGGCGACGCCGAGGAATATCAGGATCGGCAGGTATTCAAGAAGATCGACCAAGGGTCTGACTCGTCCGGCTGCGGGGTTGTGCGCGCCCTAGTATCCCGTACCCGCAGGCGCAAGGGGTGCCACGTGCAAATCCCGCAATTCCAATTGCAAGCGGCAGGACAGGCGGGCGCTCGCCAAAGGCCGACAGAGCGCCCCGCCCCGTCATCGGCGTTACTTCAGCATTCCGCGCACCGCCTTGTCGGTCTTCTCGCCATAGGGCGGCTTGAAGCCTGCCAGACCGGCGACGTCGATCTTAGGCTGGGTGTAGACGCTGCGACCGTGGCTGAACTCGCGGAACCCCTCGATACCGTGGTAGCTGCCCATCCCCGACGGACCGACTCCGCCGAACGGCAGGTCCTCCATCGAGACATGGAACACCACGTCGTTGACCGTCACCCCGCCGGAAATCGTCTTGGTCAGGACATGCTCGCGCTCGTCTTTGTCCTCGCCGAAGACATAGAGGCCCAGCGGACGATCGCGCTTGTTCACGTAATCGATCGCCTCGTCGATGTTCTTGTAGGTCTTGACCGGCAGGACGGGGCCGAAGATTTCTTCCTGCATCGCCTGCATGTCGTCGGTGACGTTGCGCAGCACCGTCAGCGGCATCTTGCGGGCATTGGTGTTGGAGAAATCCTCGTTCCCCGGATTGATCTCGATCACTTCGGCGCCTTTCTCGCGCGCGTCGGCGACCAGGCCCTGAAGCCGGTCAAAATGGCGATCCGTCACGACCGAGGCGTAATCGTCGTTGTCGAGCAGGCTGGGATACATGTTGCGCACGCCCAGCTCGACCGCCGCGATCGCGCTGTCCTCGCGCTCTTCCGGGACATAGAGATAGTCCGGAGCGAGGCAGATCTGCCCCGCGTTCATCATCTTGCCCAGCGCGATGCGTTCGCCCGCCTTCTCGTAATCGGCGCTGCGACCGAGGAACACCGGAGACTTGCCACCCAATTCCAGTGTCACCGGAACGAGGTTGGCTGCAGCCGCCTCCATCACCTTGCGGCCCGTCGCGGTCGATCCGGTGAAGACCAGGTGATCGAACGGCAAGGAGGAGAAAGCGTGCGCGACTTCGGGTCCGCCGGTGAACACCGCGACCTCGTCCTGGGTGAAATATCCTTCCACCAGTTCCTTCATCAGCTCGCTGGTGCGCTCGGTAAACTCGCTCGGCTTGATCATCGCGCGGTTGCCCGCGGCGAGCACCTGCATGAGCGGCCCGAAGGCGAGGTTGACCGGGAAGTTCCATGGGCTGAGGATGCCGATCACGCCCTTGGGCTCGTAGCGGACTTCGGCCTTCGCGCCGAGCAGGCCCAGCGGGAACTGGACGTGGCGCTTGTCGGGCCTGGCCCACTTGTCCAGGTTCTTGAGACAATATTTGCCGAAGCCGATCGTCGAGGCGATGTCGGTGATCATCGACTGGCGCATGGAGCGGCTGCCGAAATCGTCGGCCATGGCCTTGGACAGCGCCTCGCCATTGTCCTTGAGCAGCTTCATCGCGCGATTGATGCGGTCCTTGCGCAG containing:
- a CDS encoding NADH-quinone oxidoreductase subunit D translates to MNGLVAEQSPTTGDEVISNYTINFGPQHPAAHGVLRMVMELDGEIIERIDPHIGLLHRGTEKLIENKTYLQALPYFDRLDYCSPLCMEHSYVLAIEKLLNVEVPIRAQYLRVLFAELTRISNHMLNIGAHVMDVGAMTPNLWVFELREDCMNFFERISGARMHSAWFRPGGVHQDVPLKVLTDIGDWIDGRLPELFGDAMSLVTDNRIFKQRNVDIAVVGKDDAIAWGFSGPMIRAAGIPWDLRKSQPYDVYDRMEFDIPVGTNSDCYDRFMVRVQEVYQSARIIKQCLAEMPEGPIASDDRKVSPPKRGEMKQSMEALIHHFKLYTEGFHVPAGEVYVATESPKGEFGVYLVSDGSNKPYRCKIRPTAFSHLQAMDFMSKGHMLPDATAILGAIDVVFGECDR
- the nuoE gene encoding NADH-quinone oxidoreductase subunit NuoE; its protein translation is MADRSPAPDTPELRERWGNFAFTEAYKAKADKAIARYPEGRQRSAVMPLLDLAQRQVGEETNTQGWLPLPVIEYVADYLDMPVIRVLEVATFYFMYNMVPVGKYHVQVCGTTPCMLRGSDELFETCKARGMKKGHVSDDGLWTLTEVECMGNCATAPMVQINDDNYEDLTPERLDKILDELAAGEQPKTGTQIEGKRTSEPEGGPTTLKEMVTENHDYRSEWA
- the nuoF gene encoding NADH-quinone oxidoreductase subunit NuoF, with translation MLADKDRIFTNVYGFQDWGLKAAQARGDWDDTKALIQRGQDSIIEEVKASGLRGRGGAGFPTGLKWSFMPKESKDGRPSFLVINADESEPGSCKDREIIRHDPHKLIEGALVAGFAMRARAAYIYIRGEYIREAETLQAAIDEAYDAGLIGKNASGSGYDYDVFMHRGAGAYICGEETAMIESLEGKKGQPRLKPPFPAGAGLYGCPTTVNNVESIAVVPTILRRGASWFASFGRENNKGTKLFQISGHVNKPCVVEEALSIPFSELIEKHCGGIRGGKDNLLAVIPGGSSVPLVPAEQIWDAPMDFDGLKELGSGLGTAGVIVMDKSTDIVRAISRLSYFYKHESCGQCTPCREGTGWMWRMMERLRTGDAAIEEIDMLQQVTKQVEGHTICALGDAAAWPIQGLIRHFRPELERRIHEHNAKFAEAAE
- a CDS encoding coniferyl aldehyde dehydrogenase, giving the protein MADDQKSEMERVLKLQRDAHTANRPEPMDLRKDRINRAMKLLKDNGEALSKAMADDFGSRSMRQSMITDIASTIGFGKYCLKNLDKWARPDKRHVQFPLGLLGAKAEVRYEPKGVIGILSPWNFPVNLAFGPLMQVLAAGNRAMIKPSEFTERTSELMKELVEGYFTQDEVAVFTGGPEVAHAFSSLPFDHLVFTGSTATGRKVMEAAAANLVPVTLELGGKSPVFLGRSADYEKAGERIALGKMMNAGQICLAPDYLYVPEEREDSAIAAVELGVRNMYPSLLDNDDYASVVTDRHFDRLQGLVADAREKGAEVIEINPGNEDFSNTNARKMPLTVLRNVTDDMQAMQEEIFGPVLPVKTYKNIDEAIDYVNKRDRPLGLYVFGEDKDEREHVLTKTISGGVTVNDVVFHVSMEDLPFGGVGPSGMGSYHGIEGFREFSHGRSVYTQPKIDVAGLAGFKPPYGEKTDKAVRGMLK
- a CDS encoding NuoB/complex I 20 kDa subunit family protein encodes the protein MTQQMTTTPHGRDALVQPTAQPGETRQPDAEYFNALQTEVNDKGFLVTSTEDLFQWARTGSLWWMTFGLACCAVEMIHVNMPRYDMERFGVAPRASPRQSDVMIVAGTLCNKMAPALRKVYDQMSNPKYVISMGSCANGGGYYHYSYSVVRGCDRIVPVDIYVPGCPPTAEALLYGVMQLQRKIRRVGTVER
- the ndhC gene encoding NADH-quinone oxidoreductase subunit A; translation: MVDLLEYLPILIFLGVAVALSALFVFLPMGVARLTGTHEPTAEKYSEYECGFPAFEDPRSQFDVRFYLVAILFIIFDLEAAFLFPWAVSLDLTGWPGWITMMVFLGELAIGLAYAWKVGALEWE
- a CDS encoding NADH-quinone oxidoreductase subunit C; translated protein: MATVLHSAPKYASNAGVRDALGSAIGASLLDSREEHGEILLTVKREAIEPVLRTLRDEHGYQQLMEIAGVDYPGRPERFEVVYMLLSLTKNHRVMVKVTASESTPVPTVTGLWPNAGWLEREVFDLYGVLFDGNTDLRRILTDYGFEGHPFRKDFPLTGYTELRYSEEEKRVVYEPVELAQDLRQFDFMSPWEGADYVLPGDEKADTPPVDEPKTTESPAQTGAGAKTDAKAEEKVSAGAPAEEDSNVESEAPDPTEDRPDRKEREGKTTDTKAATEVDEDADAAGDGAEDKA